The Gallus gallus isolate bGalGal1 chromosome 3, bGalGal1.mat.broiler.GRCg7b, whole genome shotgun sequence genome window below encodes:
- the LYRM2 gene encoding LYR motif-containing protein 2, producing MAASRLPPSTLTLRQFLRRQQVLQLYRRILRALRDVPAEADRRHLQQWAREEFRRNKDATEEDAIRMMITQGHMQLRELQKALKLAKS from the exons ATGGCCGCCAGCCGTTTGCCGCCCAGCACCCTCACCCTGCGGCAG TTCCTGAGGCggcagcaggtgctgcagctgtACAGGAGGATCCTGCGGGCCCTAAGGGACGTCCCTGCTGAGGCAGACCGCCGCCATCTGCAGCAGTGGGCCCGGGAGGAGTTTCGGAGGAATAAAGATGCTACAGAAGAG GATGCAATCCGGATGATGATTACTCAAGGCCACATGCAGCTGCGGGaacttcagaaagcactgaagtTGGCCAAGTCCTGA